The DNA region ATTGACTGCCAAACCGTAATTTACTGCTGTCCCCAGTTCCCAGACTGTAACCTCTGTCAACCCCCACGCTAACAAGCTGTGTAGCATATCAGAAAGCTAGTTGCCAAGAGCTGTTAGAACCCCAAAGgagttttttttcagcttgtgcaCCTTTGCTGATCAAATCGCTGGTACAAGAAGAGAGGTGACTTGCTCCAGTTGGAAGAACTAAAATTATTTGGGGTAGTGTTTTCTGAACTTCTTGGATTAGGAAACTGCTGTCAGCCTTAATAATGTCTTATGGATCACTGGCGTcatgggagggaagggaggtgtTCATGAATCTGACTGTTAATGCTGTTCTGCAGGCTCCTGGCTATGGCTTCATGCATCAGGAAAAATCAGTGGAAAACATCGGGAAAGGCTGATTTGGGAGGTCTGTCTGCAAGACAAAACTGGAGTCCAGTTTAGAAAACAGCAGAGAGTGGTGCTGTACGCTGCTCACTCCCATCGCTGGAGCAGACTGACAGGTTATGACCATGTGCTTCCCAGgttgccacctcctcctcaacAGTGCCTCAAATCAGGGAGCGTTCAGCGTGGTTGTTTTACTAGGGAGTCATTTTATCTGTAAGTTTTagagttgcaaggaaaaattgATTGCATGTTGAAGATTAATTGGTGCAGTGAGATCTTTCTGATTGTACATGACCTTAAAGTAATTGTGAAATGTCGTTCTTGGTAGTTACTAATTAGATTAAAGGAATGtaggtgtttttttaaagtactgtgaACTCACTTCACTGTTCctcagaaaatgcaagaaaaagaagtaaGCTGTTACCAAATTCTGCATTGTTTAATTCTGTGTCTGATTCTTTTGGGTCATGTTGAAGAGAGatgtagtgggtttttttttttgaagttaaggAATGCTGATTGACGGCAGTTCTTTACTTGGGTGCACTGTTGCAATTAAGCCTTATGTTCGTAAAGGCTTGGATTATGATAGGAAAATCCACATCCAGTTTCAGCATATCTTGATGTATTGTAGAAACGTAATTATTTAGCATCCTAGCTACTGTCATAGCATAATTGCAGAACTAATGGAGATCAAGCACACTGGTCCTCATTTTCCTACTGGAATGAGTTACAGGTAGATGTCGAATGGTTCCAATTGTATCTTGACTGGCAGTTACTTTCCTGTTAGCATCACCTCAGTCTTATCAGGGCTGGATTTCAGGCAGTCTTTCGTGCAGTAGCTGGCAGCAGCAAATCTTGCCTCACTTGCAGGAGGGCGAGACAGGGCTCTAATAGAAGGATCATCCTGAAAATAATTCCATCATTCCATCTCCTTGTGTTCAGCCTGCCCAAGAAGATGAATAGAGGGATTCTGTAATCACTGTATGTGATCAAGTCCGAAGAGAAGAGTCATATTTTTGAATATGCTGAGCTAGAAAAGAATCAAGCTTCTCAAGCagtattttctgcttctgctcctgTCTCCGGGCAGACCAATGCCTCCTGCTCGGAGTTATCACAGGCTGCTGCCGGGTCTGACAATCAGTGTCAGACACCTGATCTTCAGCAGTTGCCAGGAGCTCTAGTGTTGCTAACACAGTTTTTGTTCTCTAACCTGGCTTGCACCTAAAAATGTCAAAGATCACAAAGATATGGAGTTGCTACACAGTCGttgcttttttttcagatctgATGAGCGGTTAAACGTGAGTATGCAGTGCAGGAATAATGTAAATTTACACCAGTGAAAGCTGGTCCTCTGCTCTTTGAGATTTGCTCCTGGTTAGGAGTATGTTGATTCCTTTGTGTAGGCTTAGTACACTCCTACTGAGCTGGAGACAGcataagcaaagaagaaatgatGAGAGGTCATTCGTCTTCTGATCCTGACCTTGCCACAAGATTTGCTGTCACCAAGGACAGTTTGCTTCCTTTGTGAAATCCGCTTAGTATTTCTGATCCCTAAAGGAGTTAGAAAGCTATTTGTCAATCACTTCAGAAGGCTGGGAGAGTCCTGACTGATTCACACTGGAGCCTGAAGTATACGAAGGAGTAGCTGTAACAGAGTGCAAGGCAGACAAATACACAGTTTTTAGAAGCATACTTGGATATGTTGTTGAGGGTTTGTTAGGGAGTGAAAAGCATGGATTTTCTCATTGTAGTGTGGGGGGGACGACAACATTTGCATTTAAGAGCATCTCTAAATGGACTCATAGCTGCTAATGATATAGTCTAAGATCCACTGAAgcatttgttggggttttttgttatgtggaaaaaaaatagggTAGCTTTCTGGTCTAGTTTAAATGTGTAGTTTATTAACCAAATTGCTTATCCCAGAATATTTAGGATTTTTCCAGATAaacttcttgggggggggaaaacGTCCATTAAGCCACTGTTTCCAAGAGGAAGCTGCTGTGTGGAAAGTACTAGGAAATTCCTACGATGAGCAGCTTACAAACTAATTGTGGTGAGTTGTCTCCGTAATGCTTGTGTCTGGGTAGCATTTAACACAGTGGGACTTTCATCTGGTTTAGGTCTTGTAATCACTGCTAGGTTAAACATATCCTCCCAGCACCATATTGTTTTCTGACTACTTTCTGACATGTCAATATTTTTCTAATAACATAATGTCTGGGAATTCAAGCATTACTTCAGGTGCTGTCATGGCCAAACTGTGCAGAGATAGTTTCTTGTCTGCTCTGTCTTGCATCACTCTCACAACTGGGCAAGTTAGCCCTTCCCACTGTCTCATTACTGTGCAAAAAACCTAATTTGGAATGCAGTTACCTAGAATCTGTCATCAGACCTGCTTTCTTGGCCTTTTCACATAAAACATTTgactaattatttaaatatttcacctTCCCAGTTCTTGAAGTTTGAATTCTATTTGACTTTCTGACTCTCTGATGTGATTAATCTGTACCTTAATTTTGTGCAGTTGTGACAGATAGTTTTAGTTAATGTGATGCTGAAAACAGCTTGATAGCTAGCTGACATGATCTGTCACGATCTGCAGAGTTATGGCCAAGAACTCCATGATGCAGGCTTTAATTGTGGGTGGCTGTTGTGCAAAGTACAGCTTGTCCTGCTCTCTGAAGACAACATTGTGAGCATCAGTTCAGTTAAAGATGACTTGGAATAATGTTTGTGAAGTTAAAGTCTGTAATTTAAACTAGGCTTTGCAATGTGGAAAAGAGAAGGGTGGTCTTTAATCCTTTAGGATTAGATTTCAATTCATTTGAGATCATCTCCTCAAAGTAAAGCGCTGTGGTGATTACGTAGACTTCACTTTGCTTACGTGCTCCCACTAGGTAGCAGAGCTTTAATGGTTTCTCATTCCATTGACAGGATGGTCCCTTTATATTGTCCTTGAGGTTACAGAAGGTGTCCTTCTGAAATGCAGTCAGTCTTATTGCTGTAATTATAAATGAGTATTCTgataaaatgctttctttcacGTATGGCTTCTTATAGGTGCAGCTTGTTGGTTTGGATGAAGAGAGCTCAGAATTCATTTGCAGGAACACCTTTGATCACCCCTACCCTACCACAAAGCTTATGTGGATCCCAGACACCAAGGGAGTGTATCCAGACCTGTTGGCAACCAGTGGTGACTATCTGCGCGTGTGGAGAGTGAGTAAATCCACCCTGAAAAAAGATCAACCATGGTATTAACTGTGTTGCATATGGATCACATTTTTCCTCAAGACCAGATTTCCTGAAGTGAGTTATTTTCCTTTCAGGGTGTCTTGCCCTTGCTGCAGTATGGAggttaagaaataaaatcaagtcAGAGAACTTGataatttgttttattaattGCAATAATGTGACTAAATATGAAGGCTATAGGAGAAGCAGCATTATGATGGTAGTTGCTGTTTTAATCACTTTACTGAAGATGGAGATGATGATTGTGTTTTCCAGAGCTTTAGGATGTAAAGCTCAGAGGAGAGAAACCCAGGATTAACACCTTATGTGTTGGAAGTGCAAGTGGAACAAGTCGTGTGATGGTGCTATTTAAGTcagatgtttccctttttctaaAGGTGGGTGAAACAGAGACCCGACTGGAGTGTTTGCTGAACAATAACAAGAACTCCGATTTCTGTGCTCCACTAACATCATTTGACTGGAATGAAGTGGATCCTTACCTTCTAGGTGAGCCTGACAAAATGCTACATTTTCAGCATGGAAAAGACACGCTTTTGGATTTAGTCTGGTGCAGTCTGGGCTCTGACTTACTGCTGTGTCATTGCATCTCACTGGTTAATTTAATAACTAACCAGTGGACAGACTTCTGCATTATAGAAACTGCCATTGTCTtaggttaaaaataataataacagaaataataatgAGTGGCTCATGGAGACTTTTTTTGCGTTGAAAGGTGCCCTGTCCAGTACAGAATGGGTCACTTAGGTTGGATTAGAGGTGTTGCTTATTTGAAGATGGGGAGTCAGTCTTTAGGGCTGGTGAGCTGTTGTTGTAGTGCTAAGTAATGATGTAAATGAACTCTGATTATTTCAGTGTGTGCTGGAGTGGACAGAAAACTAAGtgccaagcttttttttttgtgtgtgtgaagccATTTCAGCAGCAGGAGTAAAGCCAGGAGCCCTTATTTCAGTTGGAGAAGGGGGCTGAATGCTTAAGGTTTAATTGTAGCCTATGGGACAAATGGTGAATCCAACATGACTGATCCAGCAGAGGTTTGTTTTCCAGAAGAGTACAGCCATTTATGTCACAGGGATTTGCCCAGAGATTAACAGTGATAATATGTCTTAGTAATTATTTACCacatgatttattttttgtgttgCATCTCTCATCTCTTAAGAGCTTTACTGCTAGCCCCACCTTCAGTCCACAGAAACAATCAATTAATAATAACACGCTGTTGCAACACTGTGACTGAATTTTGATTTTGGCATGTATATGAGACTTAGAGGATGGAAAAGTTCATCTCAGCATTGCATCAGGCTTCTGAATAGATTGAAGTAGACATGAGCTATTTACACTTTATTCCTGTATGGAAGACTATTTTTGCAGAGAAAAGGTTTGGGTCATTTAAATGCATGGCAGACTGTTAGCTGTTTGACATTCTTGGTTTTCGTTGTATGCTGTTCTTGTAGCTATTTTGATCTGTACATGTCAGAGGATATTACATTAATCCAGTAAGTGATTAAATAATTTGTGAGAGTATTAATTTTGCTGACAGAAGTGTTTTTGTTTCAGGTACCTCTAGTATTGACACAACCTGCACTATTTGGGGTCTGGAGACAGGGCAGGTTCTGGGAAGAGTAAATCTGGTCTCTGGTCATGTGAAGACCCAGCTTATTGCACATGACAAAGAGGTGATGGCTTTTTTTGATTATTTACTTTACATATTTTAAAGCGGTAGAAAAGGAACAGAACTGTTgtgttttccccctctttcttgaAAAATCTAATGATCAAAAAAGATGATTTATCTAAGTTTAAGATACACAGTTATGAGTTCCAAATTAAAACTATACTTCTGGCCATCAGAACCACTCTATTTACTCATCATAAAATCTGGACTTGAAAATATGCTTGTTTTACTAGATTATGCTCcagaatattttagaaaaatgagGTAAAACTTCAAACTGGAATTGAAATCAACTGCATATCAAAGGCAGTAAACAACTTGCAAGATTCTTTCATTTTAACATAATGGTACTTTTCAGcagttaatataaaaaaaatccgAGTCTGGGAGATTGGTATGTTTAGTTTCAGTGAATGATCCTATAATGACACAACCCTGTTAAGTGTTTGCCCCTTCCTTTTGGCAAATGTAGTAACTAAACACTTGCTAGGAACATCAAGTATTTGACAGAATATGTTGCAACTAGATCTGCTATCCATATGTAAAATGCATTTTACTGCAAATTAGGAGTCAGCGTGCTCACTAAACCTATGTTTTTCCCTGTCCTGTTACTGAGCAGGTGTATGACATAGCATTTAGCCGTGCAGGTGGTGGGAGAGATATGTTCGCTTCAGTTGGTGCAGATGGCTCGGTGAGGATGTTTGACCTCCGTCATCTGGAACACAGCACCATCATTTATGAGGACCCACAGCACCATCCATTGCTGCGTCTCTGCTGGAATAAGCAGGATCCCAACTATCTTGCTACAATGGCCATGGATGGCATGGAGGTAAGGCGACAGCTCGTCTTCTGTAGGTGCTATCAGTTGTGATTTTTTGGGAGGTGGCTTGGTCGTAATTAGTAGTCTTTGAGAGCAGTGTTTGCTTGTCAACCACATCCTTTAGGAAAGGGCTGTATTTATGGCCTTGGCTCAAAATACTTGgttttctgaagaaacaaattgaaaaaatGCAAGTCATTAATGtagttggttggttttttttttttcctgaaggttgTGATTCTAGATGTCAGAGTTCCCTGCACTCCTGTTGCCAGGTTAAACAACCACAGAGCATGTGTAAATGGAATTGCTTGGGCACCTCATTCTTCGTGCCACATTTGTACAGCAGGTAAGTGTGATCCATACCTATCCAGCTGCATTGGTGAATCAGAGAGTCTTTCACTGAATTTGCAAAATCCCTTCTCCAAAAGTTCATGTAGTTCTCTGCCTGCCTTTTGCTAAAGAATACCTTCAATTTGACAGCCCTTTATTAGTGGCTTTCCTAAAATCCTAAAATTTTTGTGGAAATAGGCACCTGCTAGAGCTTCTTATGTGGAAATAGTGAGCCCAGTGCCCAAACTGTGCATCTGCTGTGACTAAGCTGTGTTATGTTAATGCTCCTTAGTTTTTTGCAATCTAGTTTTTAAATGTCTTCAATTGATATGAGTTCCACTGATCATTTGTTTTTCAACTCTGTGCTGGGTAATGTGTAATGATCCAAACTTATTTTTTTTGAGCGTAGTGGTATCATTGTACCTCTGGCTTGAATAGTCATCAGGACTGCAGCAGCCATATCCTGTCTAGCTTCTTGGACTAGATGCTGGTTAGTAGTCATGTATGGAGATGTCTTTGTACCTTGCTTCTCCTTAtgactttctcttctgtttgcagcGGATGACCATCAGGCTCTCATCTGGGATATCCAGCAAATGCCTCGTGCCATTGAGGACCCTATCTTGGCCTATACAGCAGAGGGAGAAATCAACAACGTACAGTGGGCATCAACTCAGCCAGACTGGATAGCTATCTGCTACAACAACTGCCTGGAGATTTTGAGAGTGTAACATTACTGCTTCATGCCACACTGAGGCAGGGCTGTATAATTTCCCCTCCCCTCTAAAGTAAGAACAACACAAGTAAAGTGGCCAGTATCTGTTGTTGCTTTGCATCTACTGTTACAAGAAACTGTTACAAGAATCAATGGCAGGTGTCTCCTGTCGCTCCAAGACTCTAAAATGCAGAGACATGCTGAGCCTCTTGGACCTTCTGggttctcattttcttttttttttttcctcagttaaaGTTCTGTATATTGGTTTGTTGACTGTATTAATAAGCTTGCAGGCTTTTAAGTTGCTGCATATGTCCATGTGTTTGTCAGCCAGCTGAGGCAGCACATCAACTAGTTTAATAGATGCAAGTGCAAAACAAGGTGAGGAAAGAGACATTGATGTTAACAGCCACCTTGGCAGGAATCTTTTATCATTCCTGTTGTTGCTGCCTCTAAACTGTTTAAACGTTTGTATGGTTTTTATATATTGGGCAAACTTTCTACTGAGTAAGGTTTTTCTCCCTAATTCTTACTTTTGATATGTGGTCCACTTCCAGATGCCCAAAGCAAGATCTATTCGTTGAAACAGATCACAATAACACTGCAGGCTCCCTGGCAGTAAAGGCCTGCCAGAATTAACTGTTGCCTTGGCTCTCTATACCTGGTTACCTGGGCAGAATTTTCTGGTGCTGTGAAGTACAAGTACTTGTTGCACAATTTCTTTACACTTTTCTGATGCTAGAGGCAGTTGTTGCTATGGTAGgccttatttttaaattataactgAATTTGTGTTTATCTTGCAGTTGTGTTAGCTAACAGAACGGTAATAGGTTTCAGAAAGAAGATAGTGCATAACTTAAGCTCCCAGGAGGTAAAGGACTCCTGAAAAAATGTGATTTGTAATGGACTTGGGATTGACACTTCCAATCAAAAGATCTCCCCTCAGAAGACTTACtatctaaaccaaaataaaatggtTTCACACTTTGTAGCTTGCTTGATGGGCAAATAATGTGAGCAAGATTTTTGTGGTTAGCCTGTACCTTGGAGCTTCTTTTCGTTTGGCCCGTGTTCCTGGGAGTTCTTGAAAGGAGTGCACAGCAATCTTTTTCCCAAAGTGTATTCGCTTTGTACTGTCAGGTCTTGTTGAATGAGCGAGATGACTTGGAAGAGCTGGTTCACTATCGagatgaaagctgtttctctgaaAGAAATTATTCCCTAATGTAACATACAACGATGGGTTTAAAAGGAGAGAAACTGTGCCACAGGCTAAGGTTTGGTGCTTGTCATCCTCATATCTTATGGGGATGTGCCCAAgggcttctgtttctgttttggatAGTGGATTGCTCCACAGTAATACTTTTCAATCAAAGCCGAGTGGATTAGGCAAGATAAAAATCTTCCTTGATAACATAGCTACTCGGATGAATGCTCTGCAGTACTCTACCAATGAAGACATGACAGCCATGGCTGGTCGGTAAGGGTATACCAGCTGAGTTTTGATGTAAATGTCAGGAACTATCAAAATTGTCTTTCCACCTAATGAGTATTCACCTGCAACTGGAGGCAGCATTATAAATAGTAGGACGCTGGCAAACTTGAATCTTGTCAGTTTATGCAGGAAAGGCAAGTTGGGAAAAGCGATTGCTGTGAAACGTGAAGCCGACACTGAAAGTGCTGTCAAATACAGAACAGAATTTGAAAAGTTTTGTCATtctggaaatacagaaatattcttCTACAGGCTGCTTCTCAACATGGAGCTTAGAAAAGCACTGCCTTGTGAATTTGATAGGAATTCATTAGGGACAGCTTTATTCCATCACCCCTGTTAGTATCGGAGAACCAAGAGACTCTAACGCAGTTCAAGCTCATGTTTTGTCAATGACATTCTGTGTTCAGTGGTGGGGTTTCTGACAGAAAGCTTGATTGGACTTGAAGGTCGGTTTTTCTGATTAGCAGCAGTGCTGAGAGTGGTGTGTGCCACAGACAGATTTGATCTAGATATCGGAACAGTGTTAGCCAAACAATCAGGTTACCACTTTTTACAATGACATTTCATcttaaactggaaaatacttgtgCAGAATGAAGTGAAAATTAGGATTTTCTTATCCGAAGCATATAATGGCATTCACAGCTTTACATACTCGTATAAAAATATGTACACGGGCTTGTCATGTACTGTTTAATTACAAACGGTAGGCATAATATGCTGTGTTACTGAGAGGGAACTACCTGTAATATTAGTACTTTCTGTAGTACCCTTTATGCTTCAATGTCTCATTCTTATATAGATGGCTTGAGTAAAAGATGAGTGCATCTGTTGCTTAGCTTAATGCATCTGCAACTGTAGGACTGTGCTTTAAAAAAGACATAAGAAAATTTAGTTGAAAGTGAAGTCACTAAAAGACTCCATAGGCTATACTAAATGGCAAATGCAGTTTATTCTTAGAGGAATATGATCTATTATGCTAAGATGATGAGAAGAGAACATGTATAAAGGGGCTATTAGTCTGAATAACGAGGTAGCTTTCGGAAAGCTGTTAGAGAACAATCCTGTTACGAACCTGAAGAGAATACAGTGTCAGTCCTTCCATCCATAAAACTGCTTGAAGCTCATTTGTGAAATTGGATGCTCGTTCCAAACTCGTCAAAGGCAAGTGAAGGAATCTTGCAGGTTCCAGTGGGTTCTAAGTAAAGCTTGTATGTTGTTTGTTTAGCCAGTTGGGGTACCTTCTGGATCTACAGCATATTGCTCTGCGCATAATCTATTGTCATTCTTCatataaaattacatttgaaatcaCTAGAGGCTGGTTTGGAACAAGGAAATGCTGCTTAAAATAGCCTCTTTTCAAAGAAGTCACTTGAAAGGTTAATGACTGAAAAGACACAAAAATCCTCATGGGTGAGATGTTCTGTAGTGCAAATGGCACTTACAGATAGAGAAGGAAGTGAGAGACTGTGGTGCCCTTTTGCCAGCACCTGCTGACACAGTGGCAGGGAGCTAACTGTCTACTTGCTGGTTCAAGTTTATTTGCAAGGTAAAATAAAACCCTGAGTCTTGTCACTGTAGCCTGTGGATCAGAAGATACAGTTTACTGTATTTCACCCACGTAACATTCAGTTATGTTGGGTGTAAAGCCCCCagaagcattatttttttccaaagttcaTGAAAACAAATACTTTAATACTTTATCTCAATTATTTTGTGCTTACTGCACAAGCAGAGGATGCAGAGCAACTGCTTTCGAAGACCTATCCCTTGAGTATAAAGTAACATTAAGGGTAAAATCTGAGCATCAGCGAggttagaaaagcagaaaatcacaTGCTATTGCTGGTACAGGCAAGACTGATTGTGGgacagaaagatttttctctgaCTTAAGTAGTTCTGTACCACTTCTCCAGTCGATTAATTCAAGGTACTAAGCTATTGTTTAGTTATGTTCTGTTTAAACCAGGCTTTCCATAGATTCCTACTATTAGGAGGATGACTTGTTGCTAGTATGTTGGCTCTCAACTAGGAGATCTTGGTCACATAAATCTCATTAGCGAGGTGAAAACCTACAGGAAAGAAGTTGGATGTCAAATTAGTGCATAGCACACCATCTTCGTTAATTGTCTAAATGAAATGGGCTGCGGTAGGTTGCATCTGTGGAAATTGTACTTCTGTGTGCAGGGATTTAAAAGGCAAGGATTTGAGTGCTTTGACAATctatttagaaagaaaacagcGGTTTCAAAGAATGATACAAAAGGAGACTGATAATACAGGTTGTTCCTTATGGAACCTTGAAATGTACTTAACGGGGGAGACATTGCCTCTCATAAGTCAAAGTTAATGATCCTTTCAAAACTTAACTGTAATTACTCTCCTGAATGTTCTGGATAATACTAAAAAGATCTATTTTTGCCTGGTGTTGCAATGAGAAAGCTGCATCAGGCTTGACTGTAGATCACTGCCTGCCAGAGACTAGGTGAGGGGAGGAGTCCGATGTATTGGAATTCACAGATGCTCTTGTGcttgttttaaatgtaaatgaAGAAAGCTGAGTGTGTCTGTTTTGTTCTCTTGCAGATGGCACTTTAACAAGTATATTTTTGGTAAGATTAGGAGGAGAGTCATCTTTTCCTCAGCCCTTTTATGGTAGGCATTTGTCTGTGTTTTGTATAAAATGTTAAATACAATAGTCACTGAAATCCTAAACTGGCTACGGTTGTCAGTATCTAGTGCAccctcatctgtttctgctgAACACCAAAAACATGAGCACTTGACAATACTGTTAAACTGAAGCTCTGTATTCTGAGACTGACACAATCTTGCAAGGCAAACTCAAATAATATAGTGCTGCTTGTCACCCAGAGAGTCCCTTTTGCTTTGCTCGGGAACTTGACGGTGTTTGGGAATCGTCTTTCCTACTGTGTGAGCATGCTGGCAGTAGTGGCAGGCTGGTTGTGTGAAGATGTAGCTGGATTCTTTGGATAACTTATTTTTGTGCTGGAAGAAATGCAGCCACCGTCTGTAAACTCACACAGCCTGAACTCTTGAACTTGTCAGTTCCTTATGTTAGTGGTGTTTTAACTCTTTCAGGACATACTGAAAAGGATGAACAGCAGCAAGGGTATGCTCTTGGCTCAACAGATCGCGCAGTTACAGTTCCATCAAAGTACTGAAGGGCTTAGTCTTCCTACTGCTGCTTAGCAAAATGGTCCTACCACCTCAGATCCACACTGTGTTATCCTGTCAGTTAACACAAGCTCACTGATATGTGTTTCCTGCTTTCTACTGTTAGACCAATATTCCCGAGCAGGCCTGTACGTATTGTACAGCGGACATTAAAAGGTGGTGTCCAAAATCAGTCCTGGAATGGGCAAGGTACTGTCAACTACGTCCCCGTTTCTCTTGATCTTTGCAGAGAATCCAGGGAATGAATTCTATGTGACACTTAAAGAGCACTTTCTCATACTTAGAGATGCAGCTGTATTTTGCCCTGCTTATCCAAGAAGTCAGGAAAGTTTCTTTCTCAAGGATATTGAGAGGAGATTAACATGCCCCTGACTCTTTTTTTAGGAAGAGATCTCCAGAACTTTGATCAGCACCTTTCACCAGCactaaaaaacagtaaaaatgcaGCCAAGTATCAGTCACTGAATGCTCATCCAGCGATTCATGGCAGACTCCGGAGTCAAAGGCACTTTTGAGACTTGCTGCTGCCTGATTTCAGATGGTAACTTTGTCTGCCAGGTATCTCGGTGGCCTTTTGCGCAACCTCTGATACTCAGCATCAAGCTAGAATTTccataatcattaaaaaaaaaaaaaatccatgtggcTTCCattgaatttatttcttttcagaaaatctaacaaaattaagaaagaagCTATTCCCTGAAGAGAATATTGTGGCCATGAGTAGCTGCAAGCCCATGTTCTAGCTCTCATCCCTTGGAGTTTGCTTTCCTGTCTGCGAGACGTGCGACTGTCTTCTCTGTTAGCGATGAGGATCGGTCTGTCAAATCTGAGAAGGCAGAAATGCAAGAGCCAGTGAATGAAAGAGTCCTAGTACAGCTGAGAAGCAATGCGTTGCTTTTTCTGACAACCTGGTAAATATGAATTATGAAATCTACTGTTTAAAAGgaacctgtttttttaaaacttgggtTGCTAGCAGTGTACAATGTAATTTAAATCTGTTGCGCCGAAGCATTTTTGTTACCAGTAGTCAAGTAGATGTTTACTTTTATGTGTGTTTTCCCTTCTGCTCTTCCCATTCACAGTCCCGTTGTGGTAATTTCCTGAAGGTGTAATCTTTGTAGCATGATTGTACAAACATCCATATGAGATTCCTGACTTCTTGTTCTCACTAAAATATGTTAAAGCAATAGTAGTTTTACTTCTGTCCTTCTTTTCTCCACCTTCCGCATTGAGATTT from Opisthocomus hoazin isolate bOpiHoa1 chromosome 26, bOpiHoa1.hap1, whole genome shotgun sequence includes:
- the DCAF7 gene encoding DDB1- and CUL4-associated factor 7, with amino-acid sequence MSLHGKRKEIYKYEAPWTVYAMNWSVRPDKRFRLALGSFVEEYNNKVQLVGLDEESSEFICRNTFDHPYPTTKLMWIPDTKGVYPDLLATSGDYLRVWRVGETETRLECLLNNNKNSDFCAPLTSFDWNEVDPYLLGTSSIDTTCTIWGLETGQVLGRVNLVSGHVKTQLIAHDKEVYDIAFSRAGGGRDMFASVGADGSVRMFDLRHLEHSTIIYEDPQHHPLLRLCWNKQDPNYLATMAMDGMEVVILDVRVPCTPVARLNNHRACVNGIAWAPHSSCHICTAADDHQALIWDIQQMPRAIEDPILAYTAEGEINNVQWASTQPDWIAICYNNCLEILRV